A window of the Oncorhynchus keta strain PuntledgeMale-10-30-2019 chromosome 21, Oket_V2, whole genome shotgun sequence genome harbors these coding sequences:
- the LOC127910272 gene encoding transcriptional regulator ATRX homolog isoform X1, giving the protein MPLRKETLRDVWTDDRSQESQDMSTPHKPKKKAESANPATNGADAKPKKSKNKKSEELSGEENPAVQSGKKVKKKKPDGEKTEKEKVKGKEKDEPKKKTKSVPKKKKGSDTEEDDDEEETPQKKAKKKTTKEGSDKDGMEKKSKAKDDKEYDKKTKKDTNKKEPASLFCVNGDKDKSDSKSKKKAAKSDSDDSEPETKSSKSKSKKKENANPASMFAAGGDKDKDKKKKKGKCVLL; this is encoded by the exons ATGCCTCTCCGGAAGGAAACCCTCAGAGACGTCTGGACAGACGACCG GTCTCAAGAAAGTCAAGATATGTCCACTCCACATAAG CCAAAGAAGAAGGCCGAGTCAGCCAACCCAGCCACCAATGGTGCCGATGCCAAGCCCAAAAAGAGCAAGAACAAGAAGAGCGAAGAGCTGTCTGGAGAAGAGAATCCTGCTGTTCAAA GTGGGAAAAAGGTCAAGAAAAAGAAACCAGACGGAGaaaaaacagaaaaggaaaaagtgaaagggaaagagaaagacGAGCCaaagaagaaaacaaaaagtGTGCCAAAGAAAAAGAAAG GTTCAGATACAGAAGAAGATGATGATGAGGAAGAGACTCCACAAAAGAAGGCAAAGAAAAAGACCACAAAAGAAGGTTCTGACAAAGATGGCATGGAGAAGAAATCCAAAGCGAAAG ATGACAAAGAGTATGACAAAAAAACGAAGAAAGACACCAATAAAAAGGAACCGGCTTCTCTGTTCTGTGTAAATGGGGATAAGGATAAGTCAGACTCCAAGAGCAAGAAGAAAG CAGCCAAATCTGATAGTGATGACAGTGAACCAGAAACCAAGTCCAGCAAGTCAAAATCAAAAAAGAAGGAGAACGCCAACCCGGCATCCATGTTCGCAGCAGGGGGAGACAAGGACAAGGACAAGAAGAAAAAGAAAGGCAAGTGTGTTCTGCTTTAA
- the LOC127910272 gene encoding transcriptional regulator ATRX homolog isoform X2: MSAEKPKKKAESANPATNGADAKPKKSKNKKSEELSGEENPAVQSGKKVKKKKPDGEKTEKEKVKGKEKDEPKKKTKSVPKKKKGSDTEEDDDEEETPQKKAKKKTTKEGSDKDGMEKKSKAKDDKEYDKKTKKDTNKKEPASLFCVNGDKDKSDSKSKKKAAKSDSDDSEPETKSSKSKSKKKENANPASMFAAGGDKDKDKKKKKGKCVLL; the protein is encoded by the exons ATGTCTGCAGAGAAG CCAAAGAAGAAGGCCGAGTCAGCCAACCCAGCCACCAATGGTGCCGATGCCAAGCCCAAAAAGAGCAAGAACAAGAAGAGCGAAGAGCTGTCTGGAGAAGAGAATCCTGCTGTTCAAA GTGGGAAAAAGGTCAAGAAAAAGAAACCAGACGGAGaaaaaacagaaaaggaaaaagtgaaagggaaagagaaagacGAGCCaaagaagaaaacaaaaagtGTGCCAAAGAAAAAGAAAG GTTCAGATACAGAAGAAGATGATGATGAGGAAGAGACTCCACAAAAGAAGGCAAAGAAAAAGACCACAAAAGAAGGTTCTGACAAAGATGGCATGGAGAAGAAATCCAAAGCGAAAG ATGACAAAGAGTATGACAAAAAAACGAAGAAAGACACCAATAAAAAGGAACCGGCTTCTCTGTTCTGTGTAAATGGGGATAAGGATAAGTCAGACTCCAAGAGCAAGAAGAAAG CAGCCAAATCTGATAGTGATGACAGTGAACCAGAAACCAAGTCCAGCAAGTCAAAATCAAAAAAGAAGGAGAACGCCAACCCGGCATCCATGTTCGCAGCAGGGGGAGACAAGGACAAGGACAAGAAGAAAAAGAAAGGCAAGTGTGTTCTGCTTTAA